One window from the genome of Zerene cesonia ecotype Mississippi chromosome 1, Zerene_cesonia_1.1, whole genome shotgun sequence encodes:
- the LOC119840308 gene encoding maltase A1-like codes for MASTGKTLGVTAIVIVGLGLIAGGITWAVLATTRSEAPPPEILPLDWWQHCVLYQIYPRSFKDSDGDGIGDLKGIISELEHFVDAGVDAIWMSPIFESPMVDFGYDISNFYRIHHEYGTMEDFMELLTRSHELGIKVLLDFVPNHASNESEYFIKSEAREPGYEDFFIWADGLEDPNNPNNTLPPSNWVSQFGGSAWEWSTKRQQYYLHQFAIQQADFNFRNQAVRDEMFNIMKYWLDRGADGFRVDALPYLIEADPADHGGRYPDDPLSGRVEFEPHQLGYTIPLYTKDLIELYDVVYEWREFVDKYLEENGGDTRVLFSEGYANVTMTMLYYGTGDVGGARGVRGAHFPFNFDFITDLSARSGARDFAYVVLRWLTYMPHGATPNWVFGNHDNNRMPTRFRERMVDGLNSLSMLLPGVTVTYQGEEIGMKDGYVSWEDTVDVEACNRGDENTYHLYSRDPARTPFHWNSSTNAGFSSANRTWLPVADDYQELNLALQKEAERSHYKVYQALTALKKRQKSLSHGEYSIRALSDSTLCLVRYLRTYDTIVLLFNVADNSDTVDLSRVAQLKLPATVYVSSVHSSRREGDTINGENITLSAGEAIVLRSEPVS; via the exons GTGGTATAACATGGGCGGTGTTAGCTACCACCAGGTCGGAGGCTCCACCGCCAGAAATCCTGCCGCTGGACTGGTGGCAACACTGTGTTCTGTACCAGATCTACCCAAGGTCCTTCAAGGATAGCGATGGAGATGGGATTGGGGATTTGAAAG GCATCATTAGCGAGCTGGAACATTTCGTGGATGCCGGCGTGGATGCTATATGGATGTCGCCGATATTCGAGTCACCCATGGTCGACTTCGGCTACGACATCAGTAACTTCTACAGGATTCACCACGAGTACGGGACTATGGAGGATTTTATGGAATTGCTGACTAGATCGCATGAATTGG GTATCAAAGTGCTTTTGGACTTTGTTCCGAATCACGCCAGTAACGAATCCGAGTACTTTATCAAGTCTGAGGCCCGGGAGCCAGGGTATGAGGACTTCtttatatgggctgatggtTTAGAGGACCCAAATAATCCTAACAACACACTGCCACCATCCAACTGG GTGAGCCAGTTCGGCGGCTCAGCGTGGGAGTGGAGCACAAAACGGCAGCAGTACTACTTGCACCAATTCGCGATCCAACAAGCGGATTTCAACTTCCGCAACCAGGCGGTCCGGgatgaaatgtttaatatcaTGAAGTACTGGCTCGATAGAGGGGCCGATGGCTTCAGAGTGGACGCCCTCCCGTACCTCATTGAGGCTGACCCAGCGGACCACGGCGGGAGGTACCCCGATGATCCTCTCAGCGGGAGGGTGGAGTTCGAACCGCATCAGCTCGGGTACACCATCCCGCTGTACACGAAGGATCTGATAGAACTGTACGACGTCGTGTACGAGTGGAGGGAGTTCGTGGATAAGTACTTGGAGGAGAATGGGGGGGATACGCG TGTGCTGTTCTCGGAGGGCTACGCTAATGTGACGATGACGATGCTGTACTATGGGACGGGGGATGTGGGGGGTGCGAGGGGGGTGCGGGGGGCGCACTTCCCCTTCAACTTCGACTTCATCACGGATCTGTCGGCGCGCTCGGGCGCTCGGGACTTCGCCTACGTGGTGCTGCGCTGGCTCACCTACATGCCGCACGGAGCCACGCCCAATTGGGTG TTCGGAAACCACGACAACAACCGCATGCCGACTCGCTTCCGCGAGCGCATGGTGGACGGGCTCAACTCGCTGAGCATGTTGCTGCCCGGGGTCACCGTCACCTACCAGGGCGAGGAAATTG GTATGAAAGACGGCTACGTGAGCTGGGAGGACACTGTGGACGTGGAAGCCTGCAACAGAGGCGACGAGAACACCTACCACCTGTATTCCAGAGACCCGGCCAGAACACCGTTCCACTGGAACAGCTCCACCAACGCCGGCTTCAGTTCCGCGAACAGAACTTGGCTGCCGGTCGCTGATGATTATCAGGAACTGAATCTGGCGTTGCAGAAGGAGGCTGAGAGGAGTCATTATAAG GTGTATCAGGCCTTAACCGCTTTGAAGAAAAGGCAGAAATCTCTCTCCCACGGCGAATACTCCATCCGAGCACTTTCAGATAGCACTTTATGCCTAGTGCGCTATCTGAGGACCTACGACACTATAGTGCTACTGTTTAATGTAGCAGATAATTCTGATACTGTGGATTTGAGCAGAGTAGCACAACTTAAACTACCGGCTACTGTTTATGTTTCCAGTGTTCATTCTTCGAGGAGAGAAGG AGACACGATAAATGGGGAAAATATTACTCTATCTGCAGGAGAGGCCATTGTTCTGAGATCGGAGCCAGTCtcataa
- the LOC119840395 gene encoding maltase 1-like: protein MRTLKVLGIILGCIIVVGVVVGSLTWGILANRGPEPPELKELDWWEHTIIYQIYPRSFKDSDGDGIGDLKGIISELHHFVDAGVGAIWMSPIFVSPMVDFGYDISDFYNIHDEYGTMDDFEELVDKAHNLGIRVLLDYVPNHASNESQYFIRSQAREPGYENYFVWADPVMVNGTRTVPSNWISQFGGTVWEWDEIRQQYYLHQFAKEQIDFNFREPAVRQEMLNIMQFWFEKGVDGFRLDAIPHLFEANPDDYGGVYPDEPLSGNMFLNPNQPGYTTQEYVRDLIELYDVVYEWRDFADKWKQDNNADTKILLAEAYANISMTMLYYGDEQGRLGAHFPFNFDFITSLSSQSTARDFVYVIKRWLTYMPQGEVANWVFGNHDQKRMPSRFRTDMVDGLNALNMMLPGVAITYQGEEIGMRDGFVSWNDTVDVQAINQGNEDNYLEFSRDPARTPYHWDGSANAGFTTGPKTWLPVAADYREINLQAQKAASRSHYKVYQSLTSLRREPALSHGSYFIQALSENTLILVRYLVTHDTYALIFNVGTSRETVDVSNVPYLREPLTVHVSSVHSNRVNGDRIPFGEVSLQAGEALILRAAPV from the exons ATGCGCACTTTGAAAGTGTTAGGTATTATTCTCGGTTGTATAATTGTCGTGGGAGTAGTAGTAGGGAGTTTAACATGGGGCATTTTGGCGAACAGAGGTCCAGAGCCTCCGGAATTGAAGGAATTAGATTGGTGGGAACATACTATTATTTACCAGATATACCCTAGGTCCTTTAAGGACAGCGATGGCGATGGTATTGGTGACTTGAAag GTATTATAAGTGAGCTTCATCATTTCGTTGATGCTGGTGTGGGCGCTATATGGATGTCACCTATCTTCGTCTCTCCTATGGTCGACTTCGGCTACGATATCAGTGACTTCTACAATATACATGACGAGTACGGAACCATGGATGATTTCGAGGAGTTGGTTGACAAAGCTCATAATTTAG GTATCCGAGTATTATTAGACTACGTTCCCAACCACGCCAGTAACGAAtcgcaatattttatacgttcTCAAGCGAGAGAGCCCGGAtacgaaaattattttgtttgggCGGACCCCGTCATGGTCAACGGTACTCGAACTGTTCCTTCCAATTGG atCAGTCAATTTGGCGGTACAGTGTGGGAATGGGACGAAATCAGACAACAGTACTATTTGCACCAGTTTGCGAAAGAACAAATAGATTTCAACTTTAGAGAACCAGCAGTAAGGCAAGAAATGCTAAATATAATGCAGTTTTGGTTCGAGAAAGGTGTAGATGGCTTTAGACTGGACGCCATTCCGCATCTCTTTGAAGCTAATCCTGACGACTATGGAGGTGTCTACCCAGACGAACCGTTGAGTGGAAATATGTTCTTGAATCCTAACCAACCTGGGTACACCACACAGGAATATGTAAGAGACCTAATAGAGCTTTACGATGTTGTGTACGAATGGAGGGATTTTGCTGACAAATGGAAACAAGATAACAACGCAGATACCAA AATATTATTAGCGGAGGCGTACGCAAATATATCAATGACGATGTTGTATTACGGAGACGAGCAGGGCAGGCTCGGAGCGCATTTCCCCTTTAATTTCGATTTCATCACAAGTCTCTCCAGTCAATCTACCGCTCGAGACTTCGTTTATGTAATCAAACGCTGGCTCACTTATATGCCTCAGGGAGAAGTTGCTAATTGGGTC TTCGGCAATCACGACCAGAAAAGAATGCCTTCAAGATTCCGAACTGATATGGTCGATGGTCTCAATGCTTTAAACATGATGCTTCCTGGTGTCGCGATCACGTACCAAGGAGAGGAAATCGGCATGAGAGATGGATTCGTCAGCTGGAATGATACCGTGGACGTACAAGCAATAAATCAGGGCAATGAGGACAACTATTTGGAGTTTTCTAGAGATCCAGCAAGAACGCCATACCATTGGGATGGCTCAGCAAATGCTGGGTTCACCACTGGACCCAAAACCTGGTTGCCAGTTGCAGCCGATTATCGAGAAATTAACTTGCAAGCTCAAAAGGCTGCATCGAGGAGCCATTACAAg GTCTACCAATCCCTAACGTCATTGCGGAGAGAACCAGCTCTGTCTCACGGCAGTTACTTCATCCAAGCCTTGAGCGAAAACACCCTGATTCTGGTCAGATATCTGGTCACACACGACACGTATGCCCTGATATTTAACGTAGGCACTTCCAGGGAAACCGTGGATGTGTCTAATGTCCCATACTTAAGAGAACCTCTCACTGTCCACGTGTCTAGTGTCCATTCAAATCGTGTTAACGG GGACAGAATTCCTTTCGGTGAAGTGTCGTTACAGGCTGGGGAAGCCTTAATATTACGTGCAGCGCcggtttaa
- the LOC119840821 gene encoding uncharacterized protein LOC119840821 isoform X2, whose product MNLYQRETQYETVNRHAADQRHTVSAERKFPPLSPRRAKILELLKPDDPGRDELEAIVRATPRRGLIKPYDEDTWRFLQRTLQPTAQSTPVAEKEQTSPKKQPRQPDPKRERSLADELREAEEDERSGSHIRRELLREFRKRGGGIREALERERLGKLALAVEDDEEDFEDENGLTIAARRLDALLAESRNLHEELAEIHEDIQVLARRVSRRDP is encoded by the coding sequence ATGAATTTGTACCAACGCGAAACACAATACGAGACCGTCAACCGACACGCCGCAGACCAGCGCCACACCGTCTCCGCGGAAAGGAAATTCCCCCCGCTCTCCCCGCGACGCGCGAAAATCCTGGAGCTGTTAAAACCAGACGACCCTGGTCGGGACGAGCTCGAGGCGATCGTCCGGGCGACGCCTAGGAGAGGCCTGATCAAGCCTTACGATGAGGACACTTGGCGGTTCCTCCAGAGGACTTTGCAGCCGACTGCCCAGTCCACGCCGGTCGCAGAAAAAGAGCAGACCAGTCCAAAGAAACAGCCGCGCCAGCCTGACCCAAAGCGAGAGCGGTCTTTAGCTGACGAGTTGCGGGAAGCTGAGGAAGACGAACGAAGCGGCAGTCACATACGCAGGGAGTTGTTACGGGAGTTTCGGAAGCGAGGGGGCGGCATAAGGGAAGCGTTAGAGCGGGAGCGCTTGGGCAAATTGGCGTTGGCGGTGGAAGACGATGAGGAGGACTTCGAAGACGAGAACGGGCTGACGATCGCAGCGCGACGGCTTGATGCCTTGCTGGCTGAGTCGAGGAACCTGCACGAGGAACTGGCAGAGATCCACGAAGACATCCAGGTGCTGGCTCGACGGGTGTCCCGCCGCGACCCTTGA
- the LOC119840821 gene encoding uncharacterized protein LOC119840821 isoform X1, with product MNLYQRETQYETVNRHAADQRHTVSAERKFPPLSPRRAKILELLKPDDPGRDELEAIVRATPRRGLIKPYDEDTWRFLQRTLQPTAQSTPVAEKEQTSPKKQPRQPDPKRERSLADELREAEEDERSGSHIRRELLREFRKRGGGIREALERERLGKLALAVEDDEEDFEDENGLTIAARRLDALLAESRNLHEELAEIHEDIQAESARACRCAAVARALTAQSQAVRYLDDVVALLRGNVAAAWRVRSWPFALGCRQPDRNYII from the exons ATGAATTTGTACCAACGCGAAACACAATACGAGACCGTCAACCGACACGCCGCAGACCAGCGCCACACCGTCTCCGCGGAAAGGAAATTCCCCCCGCTCTCCCCGCGACGCGCGAAAATCCTGGAGCTGTTAAAACCAGACGACCCTGGTCGGGACGAGCTCGAGGCGATCGTCCGGGCGACGCCTAGGAGAGGCCTGATCAAGCCTTACGATGAGGACACTTGGCGGTTCCTCCAGAGGACTTTGCAGCCGACTGCCCAGTCCACGCCGGTCGCAGAAAAAGAGCAGACCAGTCCAAAGAAACAGCCGCGCCAGCCTGACCCAAAGCGAGAGCGGTCTTTAGCTGACGAGTTGCGGGAAGCTGAGGAAGACGAACGAAGCGGCAGTCACATACGCAGGGAGTTGTTACGGGAGTTTCGGAAGCGAGGGGGCGGCATAAGGGAAGCGTTAGAGCGGGAGCGCTTGGGCAAATTGGCGTTGGCGGTGGAAGACGATGAGGAGGACTTCGAAGACGAGAACGGGCTGACGATCGCAGCGCGACGGCTTGATGCCTTGCTGGCTGAGTCGAGGAACCTGCACGAGGAACTGGCAGAGATCCACGAAGACATCCAG GCGGAGTCGGCCCGCGCGTGCCGGTGCGCAGCGGTGGCGCGCGCGCTGACCGCGCAGTCGCAGGCGGTGCGCTACCTGGACGACGTGGTGGCGCTGCTGCGCGGCAACGTGGCGGCCGCGTGGCGCGTGCGCTCCTGGCCCTTCGCGCTCGGCTGCAGGCAGCCAGACAGgaactatattatatga